A portion of the Lolium rigidum isolate FL_2022 chromosome 1, APGP_CSIRO_Lrig_0.1, whole genome shotgun sequence genome contains these proteins:
- the LOC124667513 gene encoding uncharacterized protein LOC124667513, translated as MQHAKEKMKDGASAMKAKATITQAKVSEKAQAATARSHDERELAHEGGKAKVAAAEAELHQAKVVHREEAMEHRLHKHGHGHKKDTKHGGGH; from the coding sequence ATGCAGCACGCCAAGGAGAAGATGAAGGACGGCGCGAGCGCCATGAAGGCGAAGGCGACGATCACGCAGGCCAAGGTGTCGGAGAAGGCGCAGGCGGCGACCGCGAGGTCACACGACGAGCGGGAGCTGGCGCACGAGGGCGGCAAGGCCAaggtcgccgccgccgaggcgGAGCTGCACCAGGCCAAGGTGGTGCACCGGGAGGAGGCCATGGAGCACCGCCTCCACAAGCACGGCCACGGCCACAAGAAGGACACCAAGCACGGCGGTGGCCACTGA
- the LOC124704054 gene encoding late embryogenesis abundant protein 6-like, which yields MQHAKEKVKDGASAAKAKTKVAQAKAEEKAETATARSHAERELAHERGKAKVAAAKMELHQDKALHREEAIEHRLHKHGHGLAGGYGHHNKHGVAAAPATAPVPGAGAYYPPAAGTGHY from the coding sequence ATGCAGCACGCGAAGGAGAAGGTGAAGGACGGCGCGAGCGCGGCCAAGGCCAAGACCAAGGTGGCGCAGGCCAAGgcggaggagaaggcggagacggcgacggcgaggtcgcACGCCGAGCGGGAGCTGGCGCACGAGCGCGGCAAGGCCAAGGTCGCCGCCGCCAAGATGGAGCTGCACCAGGACAAGGCGCTCCACCGCGAGGAGGCCATCGAGCACCGCCTTCACAAGCACGGGCACGGGCTCGCCGGCGGCTACGGACACCACAACAAGCATGGAGTGGCCGCCgcgccggcaacggcgccggtgcCGGGTGCCGGAGCGTACTATCCTCCTGCCGCCGGCACTGGCCACTACTAA
- the LOC124667523 gene encoding purine permease 3-like — translation MDVEAPKDTNPSPAPRGKGMHWLLVAINCGMLSLGTTGGPLLSRLYYSKGGHRQWLSAWLETGGWPLLLIPVAASYLSRRARDPRAPLVLTRPRILLAAAALGVATGADDFLYAYGLSFLPVSTSAILISTQLAFTVFFAFLVVRQRLTAPSLNAVALLTMGAVVLGLHASSDRPAGVSRGQYWLGFVLSLGAAALYGLVLPLVELTYKRAAAGGGGRVLTYALVMEMQLVMGFFATAFCTVGMIVNNDFQAIAREARAFELGEARYYTVLVWSAILWQFFFLGAVGVIFCVHTLFTGILIAAFIPVTEVLGVVFLHEKFSSEKGVALVLSLWGLASYSYGEYSEAQANKKKAALAESQAS, via the exons ATGGACGTAGAAGCGCCCAAGGACACGAACCCCTCGCCGGCGCCGCGCGGCAAGGGGATGCACTGGCTCCTGGTGGCGATCAACTGCGGGATGCTCTCGCTGGGCACCACGGGCGGGCCGCTCCTGAGCCGCCTCTACTACAGCAAGGGCGGGCACCGGCAGTGGCTGTCCGCGTGGCTGGAGACCGGCGGCTGGCCGCTGCTGCTGATCCCCGTGGCGGCGTCCTACCTCAGCCGGCGCGCGCGCGACCCTCGCGCGCCGCTGGTACTCACGCGGCCGCGCATCcttctcgcggcggcggcgctcggggtgGCCACGGGCGCGGACGACTTCCTGTACGCGTACGGCCTGTCCTTCCTGCCAGTGTCCACCTCCGCCATCCTCATCTCCACGCAGCTGGCCTTCACCGTCTTCTTCGCGTTCCTCGTCGTGCGGCAGCGGCTGACGGCCCCGTCGCTGAACGCGGTGGCGCTGCTGACGATGGGCGCCGTGGTGCTGGGCCTGCACGCCTCGTCGGACCGCCCCGCGGGGGTGAGCCGGGGCCAGTACTGGCTGGGCTTCGTCCTCAGCCTCGGCGCCGCGGCGCTGTACGGGCTCGTGCTGCCGCTGGTGGAGCTGACGTACAAGCGCGCCGCCGCGGGTGGTGGTGGCCGCGTGCTGACGTACGCGCTGGTGATGGAGATGCAGCTGGTCATGGGCTTCTTCGCCACCGCCTTctgcaccgtcggcatgatcgtcaACAACGATTTCCAG GCAATCGCGAGGGAAGCGCGGGCGTTCGAGCTGGGGGAGGCGCGGTACTACACGGTGCTGGTGTGGAGCGCCATActatggcagttcttcttccTGGGCGCCGTGGGCGTCATCTTCTGCGTCCACACGCTCTTCACCGGGATCCTCATCGCCGCCTTCATCCCGGTGACGGAGGTGctgggcgtcgtcttcctccacgaGAAGTTCAGCAGCGAGAAGGGAGTGGCCCTCGTGCTCTCGCTCTGGGGCCTCGCCTCCTACTCCTACGGCGAGTACAGTGAGGCCCAGGCCAACAAGAAGAAAGCGGCCTTGGCGGAATCCCAAGCTTCGTAA